In Sardina pilchardus chromosome 8, fSarPil1.1, whole genome shotgun sequence, the genomic window GTCCATTTTTTAGGTAACTAGCATGCTAGTTTTACACCCAAACTCCATAGAACTGTGTTTAAATACATGCAGTGCTATTCCACCCTTTGGATAAGACATTAAACCGAGGTACTGTAGCACCGTGTAGATCCCCGGATCTCTGGTCAGCATGCTCTCCAATGATATTTATTTTACACAGGCAGGCAAGAAATATGTGGGTTCAACTCTGCATAAAACAAGAGGATTTTGTAAATGCACCAGCACGCTTTTACTCTCATAATTAATATGTCTCAAGACGGAAGCGTTTCGGtccatgcctctgtgtgtgtttatttcacacacacacacacacacacacacacacacacacacacacacacacacacacacacacacacacacacacacatgtcagagACTCTCTGTTATCTATTGCCATCTCATACAtcctctctcccacacctctcccacatacacactgagagACACACTGTATATTCTCAGATATAGTAGCAATCACTCCTCCTTATCCATGTGGCAGCCACTCCTACTGATGATAATACAAGAAGCCAAAAGTGACCTTTCACACTGCTGTCTCTTGCTATGTGTGGTCAGGACAAAACATGGCGGACGACGCAGCCAAAAGACAGAAGTCTTTCACTTGTTCAGTTTGTCTGGATCTACTGAAGAATCCAGTCTCCATTCCATGTGGACACACATATTGTTTGGACTGTATTAAAGGCTGCTGGGATCAGGAGGATGGTAAAGGCAtctacagctgcccccagtgcagacGGACATTTAGGCCGAGACCTGCTCTCTGTAAAAACACTCTGATTGCTGAGCTGGTGGAGGACTTTAGGAAGACTGGACTCCAGGCTGCTGCAGAAAGGACCGACAAACAGGTGAATAGTGGAGCTACACTTCTTAATTTGACATATAATGTGTTTTGTATAATTACAAGAGCATTATATTTCTTAATATCCACTGTTTTTCTTCATCTACTGGATGTCTTTGTCATTAGAGAAAACACATATCATTGCAGGTGCAAAGGgcaaaatgtgtcaaatctGTCAAACATTGACATGGCAGTATCAATATGAATATGATACCACAAAAAAGGTCCAATGTTTTCAGTCCCTGAGTCAGTTTGACTTTAATGTGTTTAATGTGTAACACCAGTTCTCCAAATTGAATTCAAGTTCATATTGTTTTTACAGTACTGTGTTCAGCACAAGACTAGTATGTGGTAGCTGATCATTGTTTTGGAAGAAGCTCTATTTTCATGGAGAGGATGTACAGGTCTGAGcagtggtcatattttgtaccgctatgCTGTGCATAGTTGATATCATTGTTATGACAAATTAACAGAATAACGGTAAtcaatgtttgcatttttaTCAACACAAGCAGTTGGGACAGACCCAGAAGACATTCCAGCAGAGAAtccaggagagaaagaaggagctgcaggagctgaggaAGGCTGTGGACACTCTCAAGGTGAGTACTGAGACATTTATAACTGACTACAGTATGACACCTGTGTGAGGTTCTTGTTATTACCAACATGAAAGCATAACTCTGGCAAATGTTTTACCCTATAGGGTCTTTTGTACATTAAAACCGattaaaacacatcaaataagccgTGGAGACAGTATTCTTTGTTGATCAACTACTACAGAGCTTGTTCCGGTGTACGCTTTAGCCCCACATCGCAATCAGTGGGTTAGCTAAGGGTGGTGAGCTAATCGCAATCAGTGGGTTAGCTAAGCGTGGTGAGCTAATCGCAATCAGTGGGTTAGCTAAGGGTGGTGAGCTAATCGCAATCAGTGGGTTAGCTAAGCGTGGTGAGCTAATCGCAATCAGTGGGTTAGCTAAAGGTGGTGAGCTAAACGCTTCCCAAATAGCATTTTTTAAACATCAggggctgtctcgcttccccctagagctctgcacagacagcagtggaggacaGTGAGAGGATCTTCACTGAGATGATCCGCTCCATTGAGAGAAGGCGCTCTGAGGTGACAGAGCTGATCAGAGGTCAGGAGAAGGCTGAGGTGAGTCGGGCTGAAGAACATCTGAAGCAACTGGAGCAGGAGAttgctgagctgaagaggagagatgctgaactggagcagctttcacacacagaggatcacATCCATTTCCTCAAGGTAACATTTGCCTGCCCTCCTGAAACTGGAATTAGGTTAAAATGATATGAGAGTATATAAAACGTTTAGCTGATACATTGACCTGCCCTCCTAAAACTGAACTTATTTCTATAAATTATTGAGTTGATGTATTTTCGTGCAACATATGATATGTGTCCAAATGAACAGTGTGtaataaagtctgtgtgtgagctatatacagtatgtgaggtgGTAAATCATAGATTGTATTGCTTTAAATGCAGAATGTACAGTGCTGCAGTATGCAGGATGcacagtatgcagtatgcagtactgtatgtatctaacATGAATATCTgcattattacacacacacacacacacacacacacacacacacacacacacacacacacacacacacacacactaaatcaacATGCTACTTTATTACACTCACTTCAACCCACTGTAACTTTGGGTAAACGGCCCTGGCTGAATATTCAGATGGCCTGTCTCaccttctgtgtgtttctctctgcagaATGTTGTGTCAGTCACTGGTGCTCCTTGCAGTACAGTTTCAACCAGCATGGCCTTCACAATAAACTGAACCAACTGATTTTACTCATGTTGCAGCCCTTGATAAACACAACCTTGTCTGAATATTCAGAGAGTTTGTCTCCActtctatttatttttctctaTAGAAAGTCCCTTCAATCAGAGACTCTCATCGCTCTAAAGATTTACCCAGCATGACCTTCAGCCAACGTTTCTCTTTTGAGGCTGTGAAGGAATCTGTCTCCCTAATGAAGGTGCAACTGGATAACATCTTCAAGCAGGAAGGAGCCAAGATATCTGCAACAGGTTGTggacaaacaaagaaaaaatgaAATGCATGCAAAGTGCAgtcttttctccttttctgttaTAAGTTATAAGGTCGGTGGTATATGAGTAGTTCTGTCCAGCAGTCTGAGAAGCTATACAAATAACTGATTGAAGCGTGCACCTGTACCTGTGCATAGTGATATTCACCCTGTTGGTCATGACTAACAGTGTGAGATGATTCATTAATTTGACAAAGTGACTCATCAATCCTTACTCGTGTTATTTGTAACCAGATGGGTTTGGTAATTCAGTGCATACTATACCAACTTATTTGACCCTTTTGCTCTGCGGTTTTGTTAGGTTAAGGAACTGATTCAAATGGTTCCGTTACATTAAAAATGAATCATCATTTAGCTGGCGCTGTTATCCAGAGAGACTGACAGCGAAATAAGTACAGGAACTACTGCAGCAACTTGGGGTTAGGTGCCCTTCTCAGAGGCACAATGGTGGCAGCCCCTGGGATCAAACTCACAACCTTTAGGTGTTCCATTTGGAAGCTCCTGAACCACTAGACCAGCAGCCCCCACATCTGAAGGTGTTCTGAACCTGCTCTCCCCATCCTGATGAAGATCAGTGATGCTTGAATGAGTGCATCTCCATCTTCACTTTGGTTCAAGATTGGTTAGTTATAATGCATATCTTCTTTCTCAGTGTCTGATGTCCAGGCTGTTTTTACTGAGCCAGTAACGAGAGAGGAgttcttaaagtgtaagttgGTCTGATCTACAAACACTgagacaaacatgtacacacacagtcaagtatttgtggaaacaaacacacacacacacacacacacacacacacacacatacacacacacaaactttgacaACAGGCAGTGaagcacactcacacgtgcacTTGCACACAACCATTACAAAAATGACAGAATCAAACAGACATGGCCTTGCAGCACACTTTTGTTTATGAATATAGACACACTCGAAAATCAGTGATGTAAACAGCAcgcatagacacagacacacacacacagacacacacagacacacacacacacacacacacacacacacacacacacacacacacacacacacacacacacacacagcctgctcagCAAGATTGTGCAGAgcatggagctggaggagatggaacaggagagggaacaggtacacacacacacacacacacacacattgaaatgtAAAGGCACTTTTAGGCTACGTCCACACGTACCAAAAcgatctcccccctccccctccgttTTCACTGGCAGCGTTTCAAGAACATTTGCGTCCAAACGGATCCATCTCAATATGACTCAACACGCTACTTCATATTCCAGGCCTATACGTGGCGCTGTTTCAGTTCACCAAATCACCGAAAACGGAGAGGAAGAGGTGTTAACGAAACATCAAGGTGAAAACTATTTTTCACAGTTTATGGGTGGAAGGCTAGCATAGCTAAAACTCCCGTTTCTCTCGTATTTTAAGGTCATCTCCTGCCGCCCTCCTGTTTTGTTGTCCCGAGAGTTGAAAACTCTCGTAATTTGCATGGCCATCATAATTCATTCGAAAATCActgatccattcattttctgttAGTCTGACATCCACCAGGTTGCCATATTATGTATGAAATACaccctacacatacacaatcacttaCTTTCAATTTCAAGTTCCTTCTGTCATAGGCTAACACTTGGCAAACCAAAACCCAAATAAGGAAACCGGTGCAAAATTCACAGCCGAGTCTCGCAAGCAAGCGGGCTAGTTGACTACTCTAGAATTAGCTGTTATGAAATTGTTGGAAATTGAATtgattaacacatcacaaactgctCTTGAGTGTTGGTAATTTGTGTCCTCGGAACAAAATCTGACCGCAGCTTTGGAGTTTTGGAAgtaggctgcaggcagcagttggATAGGCTGCATAGGCTCTGGTAGGTAAAAACAATGACCGAAATGCAGTAACATAATACCGTTTTTTTGAGAGCTAAATGTTGACAAGTATATGGGCTAGAGGTCGGGTATGCGTTTTCCGCCGTCCAAACGAACGCTAGAGGGCTGCGTTTTCGAACTTATGCACTCTGGGACCCGGGTTCAGATCGATTCGTTTTAGGGCTATGCTTTTGCAGTATTCGTTTGGACGATCGGCCAAAACGATGCGAAACAGCTGCGTTTAACCCAAAACGCGTCTCTATGTGGACatggccttaaagggataatccggagtgaaatgcactttagatcaaattttcggactattgggagtacatacgttgagttgacaccaaaatcatgtcattcggatgtattttgagaaagttcgagttcaccgtttttagccaaaactcgttagcctgtaagtgaccgaggcaggtcctttcgccactacaaaacgctatttttatacctcttctactgttccaaacaacactacacttacgtggtattgagtagagggtccctaaagccaaaccgaagtatccccacgtctttatgtggtcggatagagagtccagaatgaatttaatcgagtcagtacctttcggAAATGTCgcagcggcagctgcgcaacgcttcaacaacactttactaacatttccggaaaggtactgactcgattaaattcattcacatccgaattacatgattttggtgtcaactcaacgtatgtactcccaatagtccgatctaaagtgcatttcactccggattatccctttaatcttTTGAGTACAAGCagtgaaacacactcacatttactCAACAATTTATGCGAAAATGTATAtaatacacacatgctctctctcactttctctctctctctctctctctctctctcacacacacacctaatcaaAATACATCTAACTATCCACCCTTCTCCCTCACCAGACTCCTGTCACTTCACACTGGATCCAAACACAGCATACAGAAACCTCCatctgtctgaggggaacaggagggtggagaagagagcTGGGCTCCACTCATATCCGGAtcatccagagagatttgagaagtggtctcaggtgctgtgtagtgagggtgtgtctggacgctgctactgggaggtggCGTGGAGTGGGCAGCAGGTTTATATAGCAGTCtcatataaaagcatcagcaggaaAGGAGGTGCTGAGTGTGGGTTTGGACATAATGATCAGTCCTGGAGTCTGCACTGCGGCAGCTTCTTCTCCTATTTCAGGCACAACAACAAAGAGACTAaactccctctagtggtcaCCTACAGAATAGGAGTTTATGTGGATCACAGGGCAGGAACTCTGGCCTTCTACAGCATCTCTGACACAATGACCCTCTTGCACAGAGTCAAGactacattcactcacacactctatcctGGGTTTTGGATAAATACTGGATCATCAGTGAAGCTGTTGTGACCCACACCATATGTAGAAGGACAGCAATGTAAAGACCCCAGATACAGATAGATGATGTTatcacatctcacatctcatcAGCTGAAACTCTGTGTTGTTGGGGAAAACACAAGACCAAATCCACTCCCTCATCTCTGGACCCCAGCAGATATTACAGCGTCAGCACCTCTGCTggaacacacatcagcaccccacacatacactcttggGTGGGAAATGTGTTGATGAGTCCAGTGTTTCACCCCCTCTGATCCTCTCCCACAATCCATTtactctccctcctgctccccctaaccctccttcccctcccccagCTGTTCAcgcctttacagttttttccaatcgtttacacactaaaattaagattaacagacagttaagaatacttaacacttaagaagcaaaacgcctgcgcagagtagtacaacagtaagcacaaattcagcttcacactttttgcgaaacattacacacagtgaatgtcaaaacgtaaaacacattttcacaccttagacacagataaagattgttaggtacttccttctcattataaagccctggcttgccaatgaccacactaatgaacaaattgaataaacacatccaccaggtgtgtaagcacacatgtgcaaaattgaaaatgcagcactcaggtgtgttatgctcaatcctcgaggggcgttcccactgatctataactaacactggatagactatcccattgttttcgccccatcattacagtgcatgaaaatgcactgtactgttcttccaaggcttcttcttcttattattattattccgctgatcaaattcattttttctattcagcttgaaccgtttaacttagaaacttcattcaaacgtcgcaacgtaggtcttaaataggggaaggctgctaagtatttttcaactttgtaacttttatactttttaaactataaattaaaaactattaaaaatttccccatagacttaacattggcctctatgacatcacaatcggatcattaagcaattagaatcttatgccaggtggccagccccacctgcagcagccctctctctctcaggctttaagcatacaatctctctgtgaagactacatatcctgttaactgtttcctctttccacaactgtttcaaaataaaagtcctcactgcaataatacactattaaatcatttaaccattgaaactactcaactatttaactgttcaaccattccaactgtcagttatcatcaactatgcctccagtcaactacatgagacctccatgcacctagcaaccaacatagcaaccatcaaaattaagcgtttatgaccgtttccatagcaaccaacatgattttactacagtaacttctttattcctgatagtggcagccatggataccccatcaacaaatgtttcaaaataaaagtcctcagtaccaagttagctagttagcatggttagcatagttaacattgttagcatagtaagcatttttaacataactgctaaaaatgattagctaagttagctaatcaacctggttagcattgttagcatagttaacattgttaacatttttagcataactgctaaaaatgattagctaagttagctaatcaacgtggttagcattgttagc contains:
- the LOC134089386 gene encoding tripartite motif-containing protein 16-like protein; the protein is MLTSSVFCGRAETHPEWLHSSTNGFHGPKLGAEQQQNVLVIPVLLYVHQLISQQQQNVLVITLISQQQQNVLVITVFLSSLYSAVCGLVLVHGKKSHWKELLHLYSLTLDRLHTTDVCRFFVHFLGQNMADDAAKRQKSFTCSVCLDLLKNPVSIPCGHTYCLDCIKGCWDQEDGKGIYSCPQCRRTFRPRPALCKNTLIAELVEDFRKTGLQAAAERTDKQLGQTQKTFQQRIQERKKELQELRKAVDTLKSSAQTAVEDSERIFTEMIRSIERRRSEVTELIRGQEKAEVSRAEEHLKQLEQEIAELKRRDAELEQLSHTEDHIHFLKKVPSIRDSHRSKDLPSMTFSQRFSFEAVKESVSLMKVQLDNIFKQEGAKISATVSDVQAVFTEPVTREEFLKYSCHFTLDPNTAYRNLHLSEGNRRVEKRAGLHSYPDHPERFEKWSQVLCSEGVSGRCYWEVAWSGQQVYIAVSYKSISRKGGAECGFGHNDQSWSLHCGSFFSYFRHNNKETKLPLVVTYRIGVYVDHRAGTLAFYSISDTMTLLHRVKTTFTHTLYPGFWINTGSSVKLL